One genomic segment of Nocardia spumae includes these proteins:
- a CDS encoding MFS transporter: MVVNYIDRSAISFAAGDLRHEFGITPGNYGIISSAFSIGYMLFALLSGPLVDRFGPRRILIAGMFIWAAATALTPFAGGFMGLILLRLILGSGEAPCFPAATRIASRWLPAQERGKALALIGGVAVSGSLLIGGPILTQLIALTGWKGMFWVLALAGAVWVVVAYPTLRNSPSEASFVSEEELRYIRAGQHEGEDSGHESSTDWGAILRNRNLWLVGLGYFSWGFMFWAFMYWLPQYLQGEFDLSIKAVGAFSVAPWAAGVVGAAIGGIVVDRVYKRTHSIRSRFVIIGVALLLAGASILPILVVRGNLTVALICISAGVGFGFVTGGIWWVAAIDAAPAQPGTAAGFADACFALAGIIAPSVMGFIVDRTGTYDGGFIAMSALCLIGSLALLLFAEEPRRRSMTGTPTHSATEDGLPATT, from the coding sequence GTGGTGGTGAACTACATCGACCGCAGCGCAATCTCATTCGCCGCCGGGGACCTGAGACATGAATTCGGAATAACGCCCGGAAATTACGGAATCATCAGTTCCGCATTCTCGATCGGCTACATGCTTTTCGCTCTGCTCTCGGGGCCCCTCGTCGACCGTTTCGGCCCGCGCCGCATTCTCATCGCCGGAATGTTCATCTGGGCCGCCGCGACGGCACTGACACCGTTCGCCGGTGGATTCATGGGGCTCATCCTGCTCCGCTTGATCCTCGGCTCCGGTGAGGCCCCCTGCTTCCCGGCCGCCACCCGAATCGCCAGTCGATGGTTACCGGCACAGGAGCGCGGCAAGGCACTGGCGCTCATCGGCGGTGTCGCCGTCTCGGGCAGCCTGCTCATCGGCGGCCCGATCCTCACCCAGCTGATCGCGCTGACCGGGTGGAAGGGAATGTTCTGGGTACTCGCGCTCGCGGGAGCCGTCTGGGTGGTCGTCGCCTACCCCACGTTGCGGAATTCGCCGAGTGAGGCCTCGTTCGTCTCCGAGGAGGAACTTCGCTACATCCGCGCCGGACAACACGAGGGCGAGGACAGCGGTCACGAGTCGAGCACGGACTGGGGCGCGATCCTGCGCAACCGCAATCTGTGGCTGGTCGGTCTCGGCTACTTCTCCTGGGGATTCATGTTCTGGGCCTTCATGTATTGGCTCCCGCAGTATCTGCAGGGTGAGTTCGACCTGTCGATCAAGGCGGTCGGAGCGTTCTCCGTCGCTCCCTGGGCGGCCGGCGTGGTGGGCGCGGCCATCGGCGGAATCGTGGTCGATCGCGTCTACAAGCGCACCCACAGTATTCGGTCCCGGTTCGTCATCATCGGCGTGGCGCTGTTGCTGGCCGGCGCCTCGATCCTGCCGATCCTCGTGGTGCGCGGCAATCTGACGGTGGCCTTGATCTGCATTTCCGCCGGCGTCGGATTCGGATTCGTCACCGGCGGCATCTGGTGGGTGGCGGCCATCGACGCCGCACCGGCACAACCGGGCACGGCGGCGGGATTCGCGGACGCGTGTTTCGCACTCGCCGGAATCATCGCCCCGTCGGTCATGGGCTTCATCGTGGACCGCACCGGCACCTACGACGGCGGATTCATCGCGATGTCGGCGCTGTGCCTGATCGGCTCGCTCGCCCTGCTGCTGTTCGCCGAGGAACCACGGCGTCGATCCATGACCGGGACACCGACCCACTCCGCGACCGAAGACGGGCTCCCCGCGACCACCTGA
- a CDS encoding glycine-rich domain-containing protein, whose translation MHSVLRVYTSNDVWTKADELYAIEVWIRGAGGGGNSTAGGGGGAAAATPRRIPSYDLPAAVAVTVGSGGSAGGDGGDSSFGTILIAPGGRGAVNGGAGGLTYMRGGRGGSGSGVAGESVTSGVVRLLAGGGGGGGASAAGGKSGLVAAGTSNPPFWQTCQSGGGGPSGAVGGFPAGGGGAGAAGAAGCITVIEYLFD comes from the coding sequence ATGCATTCCGTGCTGCGCGTCTACACCAGCAATGACGTGTGGACGAAGGCCGACGAGTTGTACGCGATCGAGGTCTGGATCCGCGGAGCCGGTGGCGGCGGGAACAGTACCGCCGGTGGTGGTGGTGGGGCTGCTGCTGCTACACCCCGCCGCATCCCTTCCTATGACCTGCCTGCCGCGGTGGCGGTCACGGTCGGGTCGGGCGGCAGTGCAGGTGGGGACGGCGGCGATAGCTCGTTCGGCACCATCCTGATCGCGCCTGGAGGGCGAGGTGCCGTAAATGGTGGCGCTGGGGGGCTCACGTATATGCGCGGGGGGCGGGGCGGCTCGGGTTCGGGCGTGGCGGGGGAATCGGTGACCTCTGGTGTCGTGCGGCTGCTCGCCGGTGGCGGTGGGGGTGGCGGGGCATCGGCTGCGGGAGGCAAATCGGGGCTTGTTGCGGCCGGTACGTCGAATCCGCCTTTCTGGCAGACCTGTCAGTCCGGGGGTGGTGGGCCGTCCGGGGCCGTGGGCGGGTTCCCGGCGGGTGGTGGCGGCGCGGGCGCGGCCGGCGCCGCGGGCTGCATCACCGTTATCGAATATCTCTTCGACTAG
- a CDS encoding helix-turn-helix domain-containing protein yields MTDETIGDRIKRFRGKAFTQKELAEAAEVSTDLISKLEQNKRERTSLTSLRKIARALDIDVAELVGKRSGVPTGNFDAGVVAIRQALSSVDDLIDDSIDDTEPLSLDQAQREVSYAWGSYWSGRYEQLSAILPPGITRLRATAGNVAVDETPRANELYAWMLWVSACTLVHLGQNDPAWMAIRQALAAAEKGNDPFLEATIRGSVGWQLLVQGRYEESRRVVLKAAADIEPKGDVPQQHLAVHGSLLLQGATAAGRDLNIGEALNLAEAAGEVASRLPGDTNWYECNFGQSQVVMQRVDIEVSNERFPEALKVAKTMPNRGTGLTKVSRARHLLDQASAAVNMGKYQQALDMLLTAEQIGGTEWARYQTLLKTVTAELLENDRHSTLRDFAHRIGVTG; encoded by the coding sequence ATGACCGACGAAACAATCGGCGACCGAATCAAGCGATTCCGCGGAAAAGCCTTCACACAGAAGGAACTAGCCGAGGCCGCAGAGGTCTCGACTGACCTCATCTCCAAGCTGGAGCAGAACAAGAGGGAGAGGACGTCGCTGACGTCGCTGCGCAAGATCGCCCGCGCATTGGACATCGACGTAGCCGAACTGGTCGGCAAGCGCTCCGGCGTTCCGACAGGCAACTTCGACGCCGGCGTGGTCGCGATCCGCCAAGCACTCTCGTCCGTAGATGACCTCATCGACGACTCCATCGACGACACCGAGCCATTGAGCCTGGACCAGGCGCAACGCGAGGTGTCCTACGCGTGGGGATCGTATTGGTCGGGCCGCTACGAACAACTGTCCGCGATCCTGCCGCCGGGCATCACCCGCCTGCGCGCTACCGCGGGGAACGTCGCGGTCGATGAGACGCCGCGCGCGAACGAGTTGTACGCGTGGATGCTGTGGGTATCAGCTTGCACGCTGGTGCATCTCGGGCAGAACGATCCAGCGTGGATGGCGATCCGGCAGGCGTTAGCCGCGGCGGAGAAGGGCAACGACCCGTTCCTCGAGGCCACCATCCGGGGCAGTGTCGGCTGGCAGCTGCTCGTGCAGGGCCGGTACGAGGAGTCGCGGCGCGTGGTGCTGAAAGCGGCCGCCGACATCGAGCCGAAGGGCGATGTGCCGCAACAGCATCTGGCTGTGCACGGCAGCCTCCTACTGCAGGGGGCGACCGCGGCAGGTCGCGACCTGAATATCGGCGAAGCGCTCAACCTGGCCGAGGCGGCTGGAGAGGTGGCGTCACGGCTTCCTGGTGACACGAACTGGTACGAGTGCAATTTCGGGCAGTCCCAGGTGGTGATGCAGCGCGTGGACATCGAGGTGTCCAACGAGCGATTCCCGGAGGCGCTGAAGGTCGCGAAAACGATGCCGAACCGTGGGACCGGGCTGACGAAGGTGTCGCGGGCGCGGCATCTACTCGATCAGGCGTCGGCCGCGGTGAACATGGGCAAGTATCAGCAGGCGCTGGACATGCTGCTCACCGCGGAGCAGATCGGCGGTACGGAGTGGGCGCGATACCAGACTCTGTTGAAGACGGTGACCGCGGAGCTGCTGGAGAACGACCGGCACAGCACCCTGCGGGACTTCGCCCACCGTATTGGGGTTACCGGCTGA
- a CDS encoding DUF397 domain-containing protein, which yields MPFAPNAGELRTRVPFRKATASNPSGNCVTVAELENGDVAVAHSAAPNGMAITYTPSEWDAFLDGVRKGEFDRQG from the coding sequence ATGCCCTTCGCCCCCAACGCCGGCGAACTGCGCACCCGGGTCCCGTTCCGCAAGGCGACCGCGTCCAACCCGTCCGGCAACTGCGTGACCGTCGCCGAGCTCGAGAACGGCGACGTCGCCGTGGCCCACTCTGCCGCCCCGAACGGTATGGCGATCACCTACACCCCGAGCGAGTGGGACGCCTTCCTCGACGGCGTCCGCAAGGGCGAGTTCGACCGCCAGGGCTGA
- a CDS encoding sigma-70 family RNA polymerase sigma factor — MIDEPFDIAAQRYRTELFTYCYRMLGSPHDADDAVQETYLRAWRGYDNFQGRAALRTWLYRIATRACLQAIQRRARRAYPSGLGPPVTEPTGPLPPRRAEIAWVEPVSDSALDPAEVAAARHTTRLAFIAALQHLPGRQRAVLILREVLMFRADEVADLLGTTTAAVNSALQRARAHLAKAAPHGYDLTEPDDPRRRILLDRYATAFARADVDGLMDILAEDAVLEMPPVPSWFLGREHIGRFLRTRLLDSDAQRLVPAAANGQPAFGLYTRGHGGVHRAHALQLLTVGPAGVARIDMIHDPALFPKVGLPHLAPADPEPNLVPLQEKRTECIC, encoded by the coding sequence GTGATCGACGAACCGTTCGATATCGCCGCGCAGCGGTACCGGACCGAGCTGTTCACCTACTGCTACCGCATGCTCGGCTCACCCCACGACGCCGACGACGCGGTACAGGAAACCTATCTGCGCGCATGGCGCGGCTACGACAATTTTCAGGGCCGGGCGGCACTGCGAACCTGGCTGTACCGGATCGCGACCCGGGCCTGTCTGCAAGCCATCCAGCGGCGCGCGCGACGGGCCTACCCGTCGGGGCTCGGTCCTCCGGTGACCGAACCGACCGGGCCGCTACCACCGCGCCGCGCCGAAATCGCCTGGGTGGAACCGGTATCCGACAGCGCACTGGATCCGGCCGAGGTGGCCGCGGCCCGCCACACCACGCGATTGGCCTTCATCGCCGCGCTGCAACATCTTCCGGGGCGCCAGCGCGCGGTGCTGATTCTGCGCGAGGTGCTGATGTTTCGCGCCGACGAGGTGGCGGATCTGCTGGGCACCACCACCGCGGCGGTGAACAGCGCACTGCAACGTGCTCGCGCGCACCTGGCCAAGGCCGCACCCCACGGCTACGACCTCACCGAACCGGACGATCCCCGGCGCCGCATCCTGCTCGACCGTTACGCCACCGCCTTCGCGCGCGCCGATGTCGACGGGCTGATGGACATCCTCGCCGAGGACGCGGTGCTCGAGATGCCCCCGGTGCCGTCCTGGTTCCTGGGCCGCGAGCACATCGGCCGTTTTCTGCGGACCCGCCTTCTCGACTCCGATGCCCAGCGTTTGGTGCCGGCCGCCGCGAACGGCCAACCGGCCTTCGGCCTCTATACCCGCGGCCATGGTGGCGTACATCGCGCGCACGCACTGCAACTGCTCACCGTCGGTCCGGCCGGCGTCGCTCGAATCGACATGATTCACGACCCCGCGCTGTTTCCGAAGGTCGGACTGCCCCACCTGGCACCGGCCGATCCCGAACCGAACCTCGTTCCACTACAGGAGAAGAGAACAGAATGCATCTGCTGA
- a CDS encoding NmrA family NAD(P)-binding protein, protein MHLLTGVTGRAGSIVVREFARREVPVRVLVRDPAAALWLGDLPTVEVVRGDMAVPESLRTALRDIDRVLMISSPRGDMVETQCRFIDAAATAGVRHIVKFSGKESSTDFDPHAFRGTRWHLEIEKYLENSGLAWTHLRPSQFMQLYLPGTLTGVDPRRRALVMPIGQSRLAPVDIVDIARVAVAMMGAQGIEGRAFDMTGPEGLNMSEITDRISAATGRTFRYEEVTSEQKRALHTAEGLPPEVVDLLDEIYRGRLASPDCRVDLSTHHEFGIEPTTFADFARRHAADFVAETAA, encoded by the coding sequence ATGCATCTGCTGACCGGTGTCACGGGCCGTGCGGGCTCGATCGTCGTCCGCGAATTCGCGCGTCGGGAGGTTCCGGTCCGGGTCCTCGTCCGCGACCCCGCCGCCGCACTCTGGCTGGGTGACCTCCCGACCGTCGAGGTGGTGCGTGGCGATATGGCCGTACCCGAATCGCTGAGGACCGCCCTCCGCGATATCGATCGCGTGCTGATGATCTCCTCACCACGCGGCGACATGGTGGAGACGCAATGCCGCTTCATCGATGCCGCCGCCACGGCCGGGGTGCGGCATATCGTCAAGTTCAGCGGGAAGGAATCAAGCACCGACTTCGATCCGCACGCCTTCCGCGGTACCCGCTGGCATCTCGAGATCGAGAAGTACCTGGAGAATTCCGGACTGGCGTGGACACATCTGCGGCCCAGCCAGTTCATGCAGCTCTATCTCCCTGGCACGCTGACCGGAGTGGACCCGCGACGCCGGGCGCTGGTCATGCCGATCGGGCAGAGCAGGCTCGCGCCGGTCGATATCGTCGATATCGCGCGGGTGGCGGTGGCCATGATGGGGGCCCAGGGCATCGAGGGCCGGGCATTCGACATGACCGGGCCCGAAGGGCTGAACATGTCGGAGATCACCGATCGGATCAGCGCCGCCACGGGCCGGACGTTCCGCTACGAGGAGGTGACATCCGAGCAGAAACGCGCGCTGCACACCGCTGAGGGACTGCCGCCGGAGGTGGTGGACCTGCTGGACGAGATCTATCGCGGCCGGCTCGCCTCGCCGGATTGCCGGGTGGACCTGTCCACCCATCACGAGTTCGGTATCGAACCGACGACGTTCGCGGATTTCGCGCGTCGCCACGCGGCCGACTTCGTCGCGGAGACGGCAGCGTGA
- a CDS encoding CaiB/BaiF CoA transferase family protein codes for MTDDTSESPAAGPLRGIKVLDASTILAGPLSAQILGDFGAEVIKIEHPDKPDGMRGHGLDKNGVPLWWKMISRNKQTVTLNLNTADGQAIFRELAAEADVVVENFRPGTFERWGLSYAELSAANPGLIMLRVTGFGQHGPYAGRPAFGTLVESMSGFAHLTGQPDGPPTLPAFGLADSIAGIAGSAAVSMALLDRERHGGAGQEIDLDLLSPIMAAVGPAVIYADQLGIDQERTGNRSQNNAPRNLYRTKDDHWVAISTSAQAIAERVMRIVGHPEVLDEEWFATGRARAQHADLLDRYVGDWIADRTRDEVTGVFEDAGAAVAPVYRPSDLLVDPQVVATDMITTVADDELGPMRMHNVMWRMGRTPGAIRHTGRPAGADTDKVLTQLGHSAEDIDNLRLRGVI; via the coding sequence GTGACCGACGATACGAGCGAGAGCCCAGCCGCGGGACCACTGCGCGGGATCAAGGTTCTCGATGCCTCCACCATTCTGGCCGGGCCGCTGTCGGCTCAGATCCTGGGCGATTTCGGCGCGGAAGTAATCAAGATCGAACATCCGGACAAGCCGGACGGCATGCGCGGGCACGGACTGGACAAGAACGGTGTCCCGTTGTGGTGGAAGATGATCAGCCGCAACAAGCAGACCGTCACACTGAATCTGAACACCGCGGACGGACAAGCGATCTTCCGTGAGCTCGCCGCCGAAGCCGACGTGGTGGTCGAGAACTTCCGGCCGGGAACCTTCGAACGCTGGGGCCTGTCCTATGCCGAGCTGTCGGCGGCCAATCCCGGACTGATCATGTTGCGCGTGACCGGATTCGGGCAACACGGCCCCTACGCCGGACGTCCGGCCTTCGGGACGCTGGTCGAATCGATGAGCGGCTTCGCGCACCTCACCGGACAACCCGATGGACCACCCACCCTGCCGGCGTTCGGACTGGCCGATTCGATCGCCGGAATCGCGGGATCGGCCGCGGTATCGATGGCGCTGCTCGACCGTGAACGTCATGGCGGTGCCGGCCAGGAGATCGATCTCGATCTGCTCAGCCCGATCATGGCGGCGGTGGGGCCGGCGGTCATCTATGCCGACCAGCTCGGAATCGATCAGGAGCGCACCGGGAACCGGTCGCAGAACAACGCGCCCCGAAACCTGTACCGCACCAAGGACGACCACTGGGTGGCGATCTCGACCAGCGCGCAAGCGATCGCGGAACGCGTCATGCGCATCGTGGGCCATCCCGAGGTGCTCGACGAGGAGTGGTTCGCGACCGGCCGAGCCCGCGCCCAGCACGCGGACCTGCTGGACCGCTACGTCGGCGACTGGATCGCCGACCGCACGCGAGACGAGGTCACCGGTGTTTTCGAGGACGCCGGCGCCGCGGTCGCGCCGGTCTACCGGCCCAGTGATCTCCTCGTCGATCCGCAGGTGGTGGCCACCGACATGATCACCACGGTCGCCGACGACGAACTCGGACCGATGCGTATGCACAACGTCATGTGGCGCATGGGCAGGACCCCCGGCGCCATCCGCCACACCGGACGACCCGCAGGTGCCGACACCGACAAGGTCCTCACCCAACTCGGCCACAGCGCCGAGGACATCGACAATCTGCGGTTGCGCGGGGTCATCTGA
- a CDS encoding glycine-rich domain-containing protein, with protein sequence MTFPANAGGATPGDYGVSKDGSIPGMTGRTQDVVSDALAADIQDNTQWGGLGGMFLAKVAGLIGGALSALLGGFASLIDAITGTVNNAYIAGLPTITDHSHSIETLQEQFNQLILQGTAIVFTSNNSYTPTAGIKSIDVIIIGAGGGGSSGSYDALFGNSTTGGGGGGGGETHTNVPASLLPVDGSGNFKPIQIIIGAGGAGASGDAHVGAGGGHSKFGPAVGGGSAQWLLGGGGDGGGFGTPAPTAAGGVGMIPGGNGGRGVYYSSTLLAPTAGGNSTSAYDLHGGGGGGGAGGYGGQIAGTAGGAGGISPGGGTGYPGVAGSSPASIIATGGGGGGGGGATLSAAYGGGAGGYPAGGGGGSGCAVGGATTGGAGANGICFIIERSS encoded by the coding sequence GTGACCTTTCCCGCAAACGCCGGAGGTGCTACGCCCGGCGACTACGGGGTGAGCAAGGACGGCTCTATCCCCGGCATGACCGGCCGGACCCAGGACGTCGTTTCGGACGCTCTCGCTGCTGACATTCAGGACAACACCCAGTGGGGCGGCCTCGGCGGGATGTTCCTGGCGAAAGTCGCCGGCCTCATCGGTGGCGCGCTAAGCGCACTGCTCGGCGGATTCGCGAGTTTGATCGACGCGATCACCGGCACCGTCAACAACGCCTACATCGCAGGGTTGCCGACGATCACCGACCATTCGCACTCGATCGAAACCCTGCAGGAACAATTCAATCAGCTGATCCTGCAGGGCACGGCGATCGTGTTCACCTCCAACAACTCCTACACGCCGACCGCGGGCATCAAGAGCATTGATGTGATCATCATCGGCGCCGGCGGAGGAGGTTCTTCCGGCTCGTACGACGCCCTGTTCGGCAACTCCACCACCGGCGGCGGAGGTGGTGGCGGTGGGGAAACCCACACCAACGTTCCTGCATCGCTGCTGCCGGTCGACGGCAGCGGAAACTTCAAGCCGATCCAGATCATCATCGGCGCCGGAGGCGCTGGCGCGTCGGGTGACGCGCATGTGGGAGCCGGTGGCGGGCACTCGAAGTTCGGGCCGGCAGTCGGTGGCGGGTCTGCGCAGTGGCTTCTCGGCGGCGGTGGCGATGGCGGCGGTTTCGGCACGCCCGCGCCGACCGCGGCCGGCGGTGTCGGCATGATCCCTGGCGGCAACGGCGGCCGGGGGGTGTACTACTCGTCCACGCTGCTGGCACCGACTGCTGGAGGGAACTCGACATCCGCCTATGACCTGCATGGCGGTGGCGGTGGCGGTGGCGCTGGCGGATACGGCGGCCAGATCGCCGGCACGGCTGGCGGTGCTGGTGGCATTTCGCCCGGCGGCGGCACTGGATATCCGGGTGTGGCTGGATCGTCTCCGGCCTCGATCATCGCCACCGGTGGCGGTGGCGGTGGCGGTGGCGGCGCTACCCTGTCCGCCGCGTACGGCGGCGGCGCGGGCGGCTACCCCGCCGGTGGCGGCGGTGGCAGCGGATGCGCTGTCGGCGGCGCCACTACGGGCGGTGCGGGCGCGAACGGGATCTGTTTCATCATCGAGAGATCTTCGTAG
- a CDS encoding PE-PPE domain-containing protein: protein MIMVRGTGEPMGAPTNMLRNVTRELDPNRFHLLGDCPYPATVGPVGGGPVGPSEETSIEIAVNSLATMIRATPNPVGILGYSLGALAVNAFMEAKAKGLFPECEIAFTATLANPARREGDSVDSGAYGYGINGQRGDFPAEIPHLEYANPRDCITSCAAGSPLRSIADGMSAFSFAEIGCWGQDLVDRLLRKRFQPINWDWWRDPVGTWRLYDEAAQQVVGYLDGSQHIRAYVEDMYCHRMAEAINELV, encoded by the coding sequence GTGATCATGGTGCGCGGTACCGGTGAGCCGATGGGCGCCCCGACGAACATGCTGCGCAACGTCACCCGGGAGCTCGATCCGAACCGGTTCCATCTGCTGGGTGACTGCCCGTATCCCGCGACGGTGGGGCCGGTGGGTGGCGGCCCGGTCGGGCCGAGTGAGGAGACCAGCATCGAGATCGCTGTGAACTCCCTGGCCACGATGATCCGGGCGACCCCCAACCCGGTGGGGATCCTCGGCTACTCGCTCGGTGCGCTGGCGGTGAACGCGTTCATGGAGGCCAAGGCCAAGGGCTTGTTTCCTGAGTGTGAGATCGCGTTCACGGCGACGTTGGCGAATCCGGCGCGGCGGGAGGGTGATTCGGTCGACTCCGGAGCCTACGGGTACGGCATCAACGGCCAGCGCGGAGACTTCCCCGCGGAGATCCCGCATCTGGAATACGCGAACCCACGGGATTGCATCACCTCCTGCGCGGCCGGCTCACCACTGCGGAGCATCGCTGACGGCATGTCCGCGTTCTCGTTCGCTGAGATCGGCTGCTGGGGTCAGGATCTCGTCGACCGGCTACTGCGGAAGCGGTTCCAGCCGATCAACTGGGATTGGTGGCGGGATCCTGTCGGGACGTGGCGGCTGTATGACGAGGCGGCTCAGCAGGTGGTCGGCTACCTGGATGGGTCCCAGCACATCCGGGCGTACGTCGAGGACATGTACTGCCACCGGATGGCTGAGGCGATCAACGAGCTGGTTTGA
- a CDS encoding Bax inhibitor-1/YccA family protein, whose translation MRASRTTSNPIFKNLPQQQGGGYAGFGSAAAGAGQFAQYGQQQNPYDVQQPYQQAPATRPMTIDDVVTKTGITLGVVTLAAIIAYGATAANHSLAPLFVIVGGLVGFVLVMVATFGRKQDNKAIVLSYAAAEGLFLGALSFMFTNVEFGGVGGGGLIAQAVLGTFGVFFGMLVVYKTGAIRVTPRFTRMLVGAMIGVIVLMLGNLVAAFFTPGGFGLRDGGTIAIIFSLVCIAIAAFSFLLDFDAADQLIRAGAPEKAAWGVALGLTVTLVWLYLEILRLLSYLQND comes from the coding sequence ATGCGTGCTTCACGCACTACCAGCAACCCGATCTTCAAGAACCTGCCGCAACAACAAGGCGGTGGATACGCGGGATTCGGTTCGGCGGCTGCGGGCGCCGGGCAATTCGCGCAGTACGGCCAGCAGCAGAATCCCTACGACGTCCAGCAGCCCTATCAGCAGGCCCCGGCCACCCGGCCGATGACCATCGACGATGTCGTCACCAAGACCGGCATCACACTCGGTGTGGTCACCCTGGCCGCGATCATCGCCTACGGTGCGACGGCCGCCAATCACTCCCTCGCCCCGCTGTTCGTGATCGTCGGTGGTCTGGTCGGCTTCGTGCTGGTCATGGTCGCCACCTTCGGCCGCAAACAGGACAACAAGGCCATCGTGCTCAGTTACGCGGCCGCCGAGGGCCTGTTCCTGGGCGCGCTGTCGTTCATGTTCACCAACGTCGAGTTCGGTGGCGTCGGCGGCGGCGGTCTGATCGCGCAGGCGGTCCTGGGCACCTTCGGTGTGTTCTTCGGCATGCTGGTGGTCTACAAGACCGGAGCCATCCGGGTCACCCCGCGCTTCACCCGCATGCTGGTCGGCGCCATGATCGGCGTCATCGTGCTGATGCTGGGCAACCTGGTCGCCGCCTTCTTCACTCCCGGCGGATTCGGCCTGCGTGACGGCGGCACCATCGCGATCATCTTCAGCCTGGTCTGCATCGCCATCGCGGCGTTCAGCTTCCTGCTGGACTTCGACGCCGCCGACCAGCTGATCCGGGCCGGTGCGCCGGAGAAGGCCGCGTGGGGCGTGGCCCTGGGTCTGACCGTCACCCTGGTCTGGCTGTACCTCGAGATCCTGCGTCTGCTGAGTTATCTGCAGAACGACTGA
- a CDS encoding nuclear transport factor 2 family protein: protein MNRTVMVRYRTRDDATVENRRLIEEVFAQLHREQPAELSYSAFELGDTGRFVHTATAADGALAAFSAFDRFQRDIASRVVSDPEVDTAAVIGSYRPVAASVPVAVAFIEAIGRRDLTAVTALLHDDVVFDSPRVHLIGASAVAATIAEFAGAVTGVEIIDAFGDDERALVVYDMHTDPFGTVRTVDHLTVHGGRIAADTVVFDTARMSR, encoded by the coding sequence GTGAACAGAACAGTAATGGTGCGATACCGGACCCGAGACGACGCCACAGTGGAGAACCGGCGCCTGATCGAGGAGGTCTTCGCCCAGCTTCATCGTGAACAGCCGGCGGAACTGAGCTACTCCGCCTTCGAACTGGGCGATACGGGCCGGTTCGTGCACACGGCGACCGCCGCGGACGGAGCATTGGCCGCCTTCAGCGCATTCGATCGATTTCAGCGCGATATCGCGTCCCGCGTAGTGAGCGATCCCGAAGTGGACACCGCGGCGGTGATCGGGTCCTATCGGCCGGTCGCGGCGAGTGTTCCCGTCGCGGTGGCGTTCATCGAGGCAATCGGGCGCCGGGACCTGACGGCGGTGACGGCGCTCCTGCACGACGATGTCGTATTCGACAGTCCCCGTGTACACCTCATCGGCGCCTCGGCCGTCGCCGCCACGATCGCGGAGTTCGCCGGCGCGGTGACGGGGGTGGAGATCATCGACGCGTTCGGTGACGACGAACGCGCGCTGGTCGTCTACGACATGCACACCGATCCCTTCGGCACCGTGCGCACGGTCGATCACCTCACCGTCCACGGCGGGAGGATCGCCGCCGACACCGTGGTTTTCGATACCGCCCGGATGTCCCGGTGA